CATCGTGTGGGTGGACCAGAAGTGGCCCACCCGGCGCGGCCTCATCACCCTCGCCACGGCCATCCCACCGCTGGCGACGCTGTGGACCGAGCGCTGGCTCGACCGCGACGGTCACCTTGCCTCCACGTGGCGTCTGGGGGCGAAGGGGGCGGCCACCTCTCCCCCGGAGAGGCTCGTCTCCGGGGCGCTGCTCCGCCCCGGCCTGGCGGCACTCGTCCTCGTCGTCGCCGTCGCACTCCTCACCGGCGTGGCCCTCTTCATCGGGCCCCCCGTCCCGA
Above is a window of Janibacter cremeus DNA encoding:
- a CDS encoding DUF3817 domain-containing protein, whose protein sequence is MTPPSPRRLFITVATAEAVTWSLLLIGMFLKYVTQTTELGVRIGGMLHGVVFIAFVLVTLIVWVDQKWPTRRGLITLATAIPPLATLWTERWLDRDGHLASTWRLGAKGAATSPPERLVSGALLRPGLAALVLVVAVALLTGVALFIGPPVPTS